Proteins from a single region of Primulina tabacum isolate GXHZ01 chromosome 5, ASM2559414v2, whole genome shotgun sequence:
- the LOC142544498 gene encoding uncharacterized protein LOC142544498 produces MEADFWRQKSACHWLEDGERNTKLFHNMVKKKRVANKIFRIWDNGVCLTSPELIQQSGASFFQHLLTGDPSVLACPDFSGFPSVISAVENEGIVTTPSLEEVRATVFSIHPDSVAGPDGFSSAFFQHCWEIVHQDVFDAVLDFFRGSPLPQGFTATTITLIPKVAGAHAWSDFRPISPCNVTNKIISKLLYSRLRVVVERLISPNQSGFVPGRMISDNILLAQELTHSLTLPTRGGNVILKLDMAKAYDRVQWPFLFEDLRHFGFSERVVEMVSACISHCHFSVNINGSLSGFFGSTRGLRQGDPLSPMLFILGAEYLSRGLDRLYLQHPELRYRSGFDILISHLAYADDVIIFANGGSRIMRRLMGLLHHYENCSGQLVNAVKSSVILPPRCSERLRSRILRITRFAEGHLLLKYLGVPLFRGNRVCSLFEHLLQSVPRKLEGWEIRTLSPGSRITLIRSVLLSMPIYLFQVVQPPLAVMEKLELVFNAFLWGSRTLEKKWHWAKWSRACLPVMEGGLGFRRLKDLVDSFSIKLWFRSRQGSSLWARFLLRKYCQMDAPASVLPRGLISHTWRRLLRIRPRAEPGIRWRVGLGDVSFWDDIWFGDTALCSQCEVRGGRDVRVFHFLSEGAWDFDLLCAVVAPSVAEAITLTPIAFGEPDLALWIHSSDGAFSNRSAWELVRLRDPVSDILTPCWGRWLRPTMSFFLWRFWHQWLPLDDMLQRRGFELASRCQCCDMSETFTHVFIDGLIVRYVWHFFGAIYRVRIPCTEDLRLFLSAWKRNFHWAPGGHVKEFLPFIVLWFLWMARNDAKHRQLRISGETVKSQILSYLSLAHAAFIVKPKHWLGAFEAARSLGIFVAFQRTHSLAIVRWLCPPPGCFKLDVDGSSRGNPGESSVGGVVRDSSGRVVPVFGSLGPCTLNHSSHSIPSVPLSPDDASSTVEELVARQGPSVSELVFRLESAGDTDQEFDRHSESGDGCRSEGRILDADMGDIKKRRILFIGRVKSDRAVLVPILHEFSHMECQGAPELGVSTKATCPR; encoded by the coding sequence atggaggcggatttttggagaCAGAAATCTGCTTGCCACtggttagaggatggtgagaggaacaccaaactctttcacAACATGGTGAAGAAGAAAAGGGTGGCGAATAAGATTTTCCGCATCTGGGATAATGGGGTAtgcctgacgtctcctgagTTGATTCAGCAGTCGGGAGCCTCGTTTTTCCAGCATTTGCTTACTGGTGACCCCTCTGTGCTTGCGtgtcctgatttttcgggctTCCCCTCCGTTATCTCTGCTGTGGAGAATGAGGGTATTGTTACGACCCCTTCTTTGGAGGAGGTTCGTGCGACCGTCTTCTCCATACATCCTGATAGTGTGGCTGGGCCTGATGGCTTCTCCTCggcgttctttcagcattgtTGGGAGATTgttcatcaggatgtttttgatgcTGTCCTGGATTTTTTCAGGGGTTCTCCCCTCCCCCAGGGTTTTACCGCCACCACAATCACTCTGATCCCCAAAGTCGCGGGTGCTCATGCTTGGTCGGACTTCCGTCCGATTAGTCCGTGCAATGTCACAAATAAGATCATCTCTAAGCTGTTGTACTCTCGGCTGAGGGTTGTGGTGGAGAGACTTATTTCaccgaatcagagtggcttcgttCCGGGTCGGATGATCTCCGATAATATTCTCCTCgcccaggagctcactcacagtCTCACTCTCCCCACTCGTGGCGGTAATGTTATcctgaagttggatatggccaaggcctatgaCAGGGTCCAGTGGCCTTTCCTCTTCGAGGATTTGAGACACTTTGGTTTCTCAGAGCGGGTTGTGGAGATGGTCTCGGCTTGCATatctcattgtcatttctccgtgaacatCAATGGCTCTCTCTCGGGGTTCTTTGGTTCCACTAGAGGCCTCAGACAGGGCGATCCCTTGTCCCCCATgcttttcattttgggggcagAGTACCTATCGCGCGGCCTTGACCGCctctacctgcagcatcctgAGCTCAGGTACCGCTCTGGTTTTGATATCCTGATTTCCCATCTGGCTTAtgctgatgatgtcattattttcgccaatggtgggtctcgtATTATGCGGCGCCTTATGGGTTTACTGCATCATTATGAGAATTGTTCGGGCCAGCTGGTGAACGCTGTCAAAAGTTCTGTTATcttgcctccgaggtgctctgAGCGACTTCGCTCTCGGATTTTGCGCATCACCAGGTTTGCGGAGGGTCATTTGCTcctcaagtacctcggagtCCCCTTGTTTAGGGGTAACCGAGTATGTTCCCTTTTTGAGCACCTCCTACAATCTGTTCCtaggaagttagagggttgggagatcCGGACGCTCTCTCCGGGTAGCCGCATAACCCTTATCCGCAGTgtgctcctctccatgccgatttatctgtttcaggtggtACAGCCACCGcttgctgtcatggagaagcttgagcTGGTTTTCAACGCTTTTCTCTGGGGGTCGCGGACACTGGAGAAGAAATGGCACTGGGCCAAGTGGTCTCGAGCCTGTCTCCCAGTGATGGAGGGtggtcttggcttccgcagattgaaagatctggtGGATAGCTTTTCTATTAAGTTGTGGTTCCGGTCTCGGCAGGGCTCCTCTCTctgggcgagattccttttACGGAAGTATTGCCAGATGGATGCTCCTGCCTCTGTTCTCCCTCGGGGTTTAATATCCCACACCTGGCGGCGTCTCCTACGGATCAGACCTCGCGCCGAGCCCGGCATTCGCTGGCGCGTTGGCCTTGGAGACGTGTCCTTTTGGGATGACATATGGTTTGGGGATACTGCTCTGTGCAGCCAGTGTGAGGTCCGTGGGGGCCGTGATGTTCGGGTTTTTCACTTTTTGTCTGAGGGGGCATgggatttcgatcttctttgcgCTGTGGTGGCCCCTTCTGTTGCTGAGGCGATTACTCTGACCCCGATTGCCTTTGGCGAGCCTGATTTGGCGCTTTGGATTCACAGTTCTGACGGTGCTTTTTCGAATAGGTCTGCTTGGGAGCTTGTCCGATTGAGAGACCCTGTTTCTGATATCTTGACTCCTTGTTGGGGCCGTTGGTTGAGGCCCACGATGTCTTTttttctttggagattttggcatcagtggctcccgtTGGATGATATGCTCCAGCGTCGTGGCTTTGAGTTGGCTTCTCGAtgccagtgttgtgatatgtcggAGACATTTACACATGTCTTCATTGATGGCCTGATAGTCCGTTATGTCTGGCATTTCTTTGGGGCCATATATCGTGTCCGGATCCCCTGCACAGAGGATCTCAGGTTGTTCCTTAGCGCTTGGAAGAGAAATTTTCATTGGGCACCTGGGGGCCACGTCAAGGAGTTTCTGCCCTTCattgttttgtggtttctctggatGGCTCGTAATGATGCAAAGCACCGTCAGTTGCGTATTTCTGGGGAGACTGTGaagtctcagattttgtcttatcTGAGTCTTGCCCATGCTGCTTTCATTGTTAAGCCCAAGCACTGGCTTGGTgcctttgaggcggcgagatcGCTGGGAATTTTTGTTGCCTTTCAGCGGACCCATAGTTTAGCGATTGTCCGGTGGCTCTGTCCACCTCCTGGGTGCTTTAAGCTGGATGTTGATGGGAGTTCGAGGGGCAATCCTGGGGAGTCGTCTGTCGGTGGTGTTGTGCGTGATTCTTCTGGCAGGGTGGTGCCTGTGTTTGGTTCTCTGGGGCCTTGTACTTTGAATCACAGTAGTCATTCCATCCCCTCCGTTCCTTTGTCTCCTGATGATGCTTCCTCTACGGTAGAGGAATTGGTTGCTAGGCAGGGTCCTTCTGTCAGTGAGCTGGTCTTCCGGCTGGAATCTGCTGGAGATACTGATCAGGAATTTGATCGGCATTCTGAGTCGGGTGATGGATGTAGGTCTGAAGGTCGTATTCTGGATGCTGATATGGGGGATATTAAGAAAAGGAGAATTCTTTTCATAGGTCGCGTAAAAAGCGACAGGGCGGTTCTGGTGCCCATTctccatgaattttctcatatggaATGTCAGGGGGCTCCGGAGCTCGGAGTCTCAACAAAGGCTACATGCCCACGTTAA